A single region of the Podospora pseudopauciseta strain CBS 411.78 chromosome 1, whole genome shotgun sequence genome encodes:
- the SPP1 gene encoding COMPASS (complex proteins associated with Set1p) component (COG:S; EggNog:ENOG503P16E) has translation MAFSTSFFTLDPEAATGNSNQPLHSDSQTAIKMERSNSPQTVREEEQPAADLPTLSAKANFSSSEETQTKHPPPSSEYGFDQDSIAGDSTKPTTTKPPVSRRKKGTATIIKPPKRSRPGGNTSMGPKKKAGKTTKSVGSGAPSLNGDIGSDLAGGASESDSGPYCLCRGPDNHRFMIACDRCEDWFHGDCIGMDKWTGENLVQKYICPNCSDPARGYVTRYKKMCSYSSCKNAARVGDPERPSIFCSDDHCQMWWNDLVCTIPKAPRSKSSKPTSILDDLTREDFISLLDSPVMASYYQQAQQQTSSTLSIIPGQANLSLPPDFWTNPPPNLLTPEQEDFLSTSLAKRQELGEEHLLYKKMLELINIAIERRDTAISSPSTPYNKDVCGYDVRLDHIGTPHQFSLFLQTDSAAKIFKSGKLEDMDEEEQAKWLKGEDATSGNYKGGMCTRKKCPPHRQWRDILVKSVKYDVRELTRKAKERLDGEQRARNAAAGRWFRKGMFEGDKVEVIGGAIGEVVGGQVDGAGEDVKMEG, from the coding sequence ATGGCGTTCTCAACGTCTTTTTTCACCCTCGACCCAGAAGCTGCGACGGGCAATAGCAATCAGCCATTACACTCAGACAGTCAAACCGCAATAAAAATGGAAAGGTCAAACAGTCCACAGACCGTACGGGAAGAGGAGCAACCCGCAGCAGATTTGCCCACTCTTTCTGCTAAAGCCAATTTTTCGTCCTCTGAAGAAACACAAACAAAGCACCCACCCCCCAGCAGTGAATACGGCTTTGATCAGGACTCGATTGCTGGCGACTCTACGAAACCAACCACGACCAAGCCTCCAGTAAGCAGGAGGAAAAAGGGAACTgcaaccatcatcaaaccaccaaaaagaTCTCGCCCCGGCGGCAATACCAGCATGGGCCCAAAAAAGAAGGCAGGCAAAACCACCAAGAGCGTAGGATCCGGCGCCCCATCACTCAATGGAGATATCGGCAGCGACCTTGCTGGAGGAGCCAGCGAGTCTGACAGCGGGCCGTACTGCCTCTGTCGCGGACCTGATAACCACAGGTTCATGATAGCGTGTGATCGCTGTGAGGACTGGTTTCACGGCGACTGTATCGGCATGGATAAGTGGACTGGCGAGAATCTCGTACAGAAATACATCTGTCCCAACTGCAGCGATCCCGCCCGGGGCTATGTCACCCGCTACAAAAAGATGTGCAGCTACTCAAGCTGCAAGAACGCCGCCCGGGTTGGCGACCCTGAGCGCCCATCCATATTCTGCTCAGACGACCACTGCCAAATGTGGTGGAACGACCTCGTCTGCACCATTCCCAAAGCCCCAAGATCCAAATCCAGCAAACCTACCAGCATCCTAGACGACCTCACAAGAGAAGACTTCATATCCCTCCTCGACTCGCCTGTCATGGCTTCATACTACCAACAAGCACAACAAcagacctcctccaccctctccatcatccccgGCCAGgcaaacctctccctccccccagacTTCTggaccaaccccccacccaacctcctcaccccagAACAAGAAgacttcctctccacctccctcgcgAAACGACAAGAGTTAGGCGAGGAGCATCTCCTCTACAAGAAAATGCTCGAGCTCATCAACATCGCCATCGAGCGCAGAGACACCGCCATCTCGTCCCCTTCCACACCCTACAACAAAGACGTCTGCGGTTACGACGTTCGCCTGGATCACATTGGGACGCCGCACCAGTTTTCCCTCTTTCTCCAGACTGACTCGGCGGCTAAAATCTTCAAGAGTGGCAAGTTGGAGGAtatggacgaggaggaacaggCAAAGTGGCTCAAGGGGGAGGATGCGACGAGCGGGAATTACAAGGGGGGTATGTGCACGAGGAAGAAGTGCCCTCCGCATAGACAGTGGAGGGATATACTGGTGAAATCCGTCAAGTATGATGTCAGGGAGCTGACGAGGAAAgcgaaggagaggttggatggggagcagagggcgaggaatgcggcggcggggaggtggtttaGGAAGGGGATGTTTGAGGGGGATAAGGTGGAGGTTATTGGGGGGGCtattggggaggtggttggtgggcaGGTGgatggggcgggggaggatgtgaaGATGGAGGGATAG
- a CDS encoding hypothetical protein (EggNog:ENOG503NVTX) — protein sequence MRGAHIRPTTKLVRQFLAFQPRIFQGLQVSRPPAFSHLHAAAAVSLLLCSVGSPGWSRTSRSCFHSYIPSTPLLILRFAVSQSQDSRLSGIPTEQPLIWQPDSSSQPRPQTLATAVTTLSGDSPAFALSTTPAPAGALGDLAAGSQEGSLRDPSDFHHPTSPSFFQRQQQQQQTFQPRPGTVTPQQREDRSPTPSSHRTLRRTPRFSATPSPRPSETQRRPHFEAAAGGAVPPPIFSLPGARNSFGQPEQVFSSLRRQLSQDLSDDDEETSTVLPYLYGHQRLSSSTKDKPPHPLLSLSKQTQSAILWTLEEALRQPNSFSPDFVEENASMADLLAGGGPTTTNGNGGATTRPTAPPTQAGSPQQVIRGPRMIMRERAEREARQRAEREQMERARAEEEARLLEESRRRAAERRAPVAGAAPEISHTPSDPASQRRQQRAQEASGHTRMPSSSLAQQQPSAIPPPLRPRNAQTPQNFSSTPQPGAGAAPSQPGVDSTSQAMGSTRVKNSFPHAFERWEALSAHWEGMTSFWLRRLQENTDEAERNPISSQLSRQVADLSAAGANLFHAVVELQRLRASSERKFQRWFYETRSAEERHQEVNATLHAQLEQEQQRRIEAADNAAKYEAENAKLQKLVTEMRRELLISKEEARRAWEELGRREQEERERVAALQQGAPTTVGGVPVVVMTQSVPSREPSRHQRSQSQQTADTSEYIAAQGPQYPDYAQSTTSQPRASSPDNHPGYFVPTNEPPRQAQYAAESEAGYDEDDYDETLTSQAEQTNYPPSSSQWAGTYTGQPDYSGQSFAAPGWEQMPRHHHPTRLSDVLEEDERSRTSASQVSRA from the exons ATGA GGGGCGCGCATATCCGTCCAACCACCAAACTCGTTCGGCAATTTTTGGCCTTCCAGCCACGCATTTTCCAAGGTCTCCAAGTCTCCCGACCTCCAGCTTTTTCGCACCTCCACGCAGCCGCAGCTGTGTCCttgctgctctgctctgTTGGATCCCCCGGATGGTCTAGGACCTCACGATCTTGCTTCCATTCTTACATTCCCTCCACACCATTGTTAATTTTGCGCTTTGCGGTCTCTCAGAGCCAAGATTCCCGGCTTTCCGGAATTCCTACG GAACAGCCTCTGATCTGGCAACCCGACAGCAGCTCCCAGCCCCGTCCCCAGACCCTTGCCACCGCCGTCACCACGCTGAGTGGTGACAGTCCCGCTTTCGCCTTGTCGACCACACCAGCCCCCGCTGGTGCTTTGGGAGACCTTGCTGCTGGCAGTCAAGAAGGTTCCCTTCGCGACCCTAGCGatttccaccacccaacctccccgtcTTTTTTCCAgcgccagcaacagcagcagcaaacctTCCAACCTCGCCCCGGCACTGTCACGCCCCAGCAACGTGAAGACAGATCCCCCACACCGTCTTCACACAGGACTCTCCGTCGCACTCCGCGCTTCTCGGCTACTCCCAGTCCACGACCTTCCGAGACCCAGCGCCGACCGCACTTTGAGGCAGCCGCTGGTGGAGCTGTCCCACCGCCGATATTCTCTCTTCCCGGTGCTCGCAACAGCTTTGGTCAACCCGAACAGGTATTCAGTTCCCTTCGACGACAGCTCTCCCAGGATCTcagtgacgacgacgaagagaCCTCCACTGTCTTGCCGTATCTCTACGGTCACCAGCGCCTTTCTTCCTCTACCAAGGACAAGCcgcctcaccccctccttaGCCTCTCCAAGCAGACCCAAAGCGCCATCCTTTGGACCCTTGAGGAAGCACTTCGCCAGCCCAATTCGTTTTCGCCTGACTTTGTTGAAGAAAACGCTTCGATGGCCGACCTTCTTGCTGGCGGTGgccctaccaccaccaatggCAATGGTGGTGCGACCACGCGACCAACAGCGCCTCCAACCCAAGCTGGATCCCCTCAGCAAGTAATTCGTGGCCCTAGGATGATCATGCGAGAGCGTGCCGAGCGCGAAGCGAGACAGAGAGCCGAACGGGAGCAGATGGAGCGCGCTCGTGCTGAAGAAGAGGCTCGTTTGCTTGAAGAGTCTCGGCGACGTGCTGCTGAGCGCAGAGCTCCCGTTGCTGGCGCTGCTCCAGAGATCAGCCACACCCCCAGTGACCCAGCTTCTCAGCGACGACAACAGCGTGCCCAGGAAGCCAGTGGCCACACCCGgatgccatcatcatccttggcccagcagcaaccctcTGCTATCCCACCTCCACTGAGACCTAGAAATGCTCAGACCCCGCAGAACTTTAGCTCTACGCCCCAGCCGGGTGCCGGAGCAGCCCCATCGCAACCTGGCGTGGACTCGACATCACAAGCCATGGGCTCCACTCGGGTTAAGAATTCGTTTCCTCATGCTTTTGAGCGCTGGGAGGCCCTGTCTGCGCACTGGGAAGGTATGACCAGCTTTTGGTTGCGCAGGCTTCAGGAAAATACAGATGAGGCTGAGCGAAACCCAATATCGTCTCAGCTCTCTCGCCAAGTTGCAGACTTGTCGGCTGCAGGCGCCAATCTCTTCCATGCCGTTGTCGAACTGCAGAGACTGCGTGCCAGTTCTGAGAGGAAGTTTCAACGTTGGTTTTACGAAACTCGTTCTGCTGAAGAGCGTCATCAGGAAGTCAATGCTACCCTGCACGCTCAACTTGAGCAGGAGCAACAGCGACGAATTGAGGCTGCTGACAATGCGGCGAAATACGAAGCTGAGAACGCCAAGCTTCAGAAATTGGTTACCGAAATGCGACGCGAATTGCTCATCTCCAAGGAAGAAGCCCGCCGGGCGTGGGAGGAGCTTGGTCGCCGCGAACAGGAAGAGCGTGAGCGTGTCGCTGCTTTGCAGCAGGGCGCTCCAACCACTGTTGGGGGTGTGCCCGTTGTCGTGATGACTCAAAGTGTCCCGAGCCGTGAGCCAAGCCGTCACCAGCGTTCGCAAAGCCAGCAAACCGCCGACACTTCGGAATACATCGCTGCCCAAGGGCCTCAATACCCCGACTATGCTCAATCCACGACTTCTCAACCTCGCGCTTCTTCACCGGACAACCACCCAGGATATTTCGTTCCGACCAATGAACCTCCTCGTCAAGCTCAGTATGCTGCCGAGTCTGAAGCTGGTTACGACGAAG ATGATTATGATGAAACCCTGACTTCTCAAGCTGAACAGACAAATTACCCACCGTCCAGTTCCCAGTGGGCAGGCACGTACACTGGACAACCCGACTATTCAGGACAAAGTTTTGCGGCTCCCGGTTGGGAACAAATGCCtcgacaccaccatccaactCGGCTCAGTGACGTTCTAGAGGAAGACGAGCGCAGTCGGACATCGGCGAGCCAAGTCAGTCGAGCCTGA
- the SCO1 gene encoding Cu-binding protein (BUSCO:EOG09264ENO; COG:C; EggNog:ENOG503NY20), whose product MSQPAMHATINVLPRAAIRQCLRSLSTASNMAARRPTTSCLPKPQTQTYQPLVQRRFKFKTVEEAKSRYRSGPFSWKAGIIFLMTGVGLLFYFEKEKERMQRKRIAESTKGVGRPKVGGPFSLIDQNGNTVTDEDLKGRYSLVYFGFTHCPDICPEELDKMARMFDLVEEKRPGVLAPVFVTCDPARDGPKELKEYLAEFHPKFIGLTGTYDQIKAMCKAYRVYFSTPTEVKPGQDYLVDHSIYFYLMDPEGDFVEALGRQHSPDQAAKIIVDHMKEWKRPLKKA is encoded by the exons ATGTCACAGCCAGCGATGCATGCCACAATTAACGTCCTGCCGAGGGCGGCAATTCGACAATGCCTACGATCCCTGTCCACAGCTAGCAACATGGCTGCCAGAAGACCGACGACATCCTGCCTTCCGAAACCACAGACACAAACCTACCAGCCATTGGTTCAACGGAGATTCAAGTTCAAGACAGTGGAGGAGGCAAAAAGTCGCTATCGTTCTGGG CCATTCTCATGGAAGGCTGGTATTATCTTCCTCATGACTGGCGTCGGGCTCCTGTTTTACTTtgagaaagagaaggagcgCATGCAGCGCAAGAGGATAGCAGAGTCAACCAAGGGTGTTGGAAGGCCCAAGGTGGGCGGGCCGTTCAGCTTGATTGACCAGAATGGCAACACTGTTACGGACGAGGACTTGAAGGGGCGCTACTCTCTT GTCTATTTTGGATTTACCCATTGTCCGGATATCTGCCCCGAAGAGCTCGACAAGATGGCGAGAATGTTCGATCTGGTAGAGGAGAAGCGTCCTGGTGTGCTGGCACCTGTATTTGTGACATGCGACCCCGCGCGTGACGGTCCCAAGGAGTTGAAGGAATATCTTGCCGAGTTCCATCCCAAGTTTATCGGTCTGACAGGCACATACGACCAGATCAAGGCCATGTGCAAGGCGTACCGGGTTTATTTCAGCACGCCGACCGAAGTCAAGCCAGGCCAGGATTACCTGGTCGACCACAGCATCTACTTCTACCTTATGGACCCCGAGGGAGACTTTGTGGAGGCGCTCGGCAGACAGCACTCTCCCGACCAAGCAGCCAAGATCATCGTGGATCATATGAAGGAGTGGAAGAGACCCTTGAAGAAGGCCTAG
- a CDS encoding hypothetical protein (EggNog:ENOG503PRM2) — protein MSQSNESTIATSYSVSPVGPYPYSGLQTLGLFLLGFFPLLSITACVLRVWSRRLCQGLGLDDYLIFVATGFAIPQGVFAALYMRAGYWGVHDIDIPPHPANQGLFFAYLNRVFYSPLLALVKISALLFLLRLGGTKRFVHISCRALILFNILQVCAFLPATIFNCTPVEYVWTKPAGSGKCFNSGLFSVALASTNIVTDILTLLVPFVAFKDLRLGWRIRAALLTVFALGAVVTCISIVRLYSVIRVWYLRPADGHYTIGYTTNTIEVNLAIVTATIPALWPLARVWFPDVFESMGINRPYLYPDIEVQVRASVGQQITSPALRAKTLWLPRRPHTPSYSRGSASPPTAPGDREGNTRHRGLADWQRQNAAVVERDEEDDHHGIIRWTNTSAEPLAEQDDEDFLIIQKTAPSK, from the exons ATGTCACAGTCCAACGAGTCAACAATAGCAACGAGTTATTCCGTCAGCCCAGTGGGCCCCTACCCCTATAGCGGACTACAAACTCTTGGTCTCTTCCTCCTAGGATTCTTCCCGCTTCTTTCGATCACGGCCTGTGTTTTACGAGTATGGAGTCGGCGTCTCTGTCAGGGTTTGGGACTTG ACGACTATTTGATATTTGTTGCCACC GGCTTCGCAATTCCGCAGGGTGTTTTTGCAGCCCTCT ACATGCGAGCCGGCTATTGGGGCGTTCACGACATCGACAttccccctcatcctgcCAATCAGGGTCTGTTCTTTGCTTATCTCAACCGCGTTTTTTACAGCCCTCTGCTTGCTTTGGTCAAGATATCCGCGTTGCTGTTTCTCCTCAGGCTGGGCGGGACCAAACGCTTCGTGCACATCTCATGTCGAGCTCTGATCCTGTTCAACATCCTACAGGTGTGCGCCTTCCTCCCAGCGACGATCTTCAACTGCACCCCTGTGGAATATGTGTGGACGAAGCCGGCTGGGTCAGGAAAGTGCTTCAACTCGGGCCTATTTTCAGTAGCGCTAGCCTCAACAAACATCGTCACCGATATCTTGACGCTCCTGGTTCCGTTCGTTGCCTTCAAGGACCTGAGGCTCGGATGGAGGATACGTGCGGCACTCCTCACCGTCTTTGCTTTGGGAGCCGT TGTCACATGCATCAGCATCGTACGTCTCTACTCTGTCATTCGCGTCTGGTATCTTAGACCGGCCGATGGCCATTACACGATTGGCTACACGACCAATACCATCGAGGTGAACCTGGCAATTGTTACAGCAACAATACCAGCGCTGTGGCCGCTCGCGCGTGTGTGGTTCCCGGATGTGTTCGAGTCGATGGGGATCAATCGGCCCTATCTCTATCCGGACATTGAGGTTCAGGTCCGTGCCAGCGTGGGCCAGCAAATAACATCGCCTGCTCTCCGTGCGAAAACATTGTGGCTTCCACGACGGCCGCACACGCCCAGCTACAGCAGGGGATCTGCTTCTCCACCTACCGCCCCGGGGGACCGGGAAGGAAACACAAGACACAGGGGACTCGCGGACTGGCAGAGACAGAATGCGGCAGTGGTGGAacgagatgaggaggacgaccATCACGGCATTATCCGATGGACAAACACAAGCGCTGAACCGCTTGCCGAgcaggacgacgaggatttCCTGATCATTCAAAAAACAGCACCGAGCAAATGA
- a CDS encoding hypothetical protein (COG:M; EggNog:ENOG503NW1Y), translating into MSAPSPAPSPAPSAQPRRSALKNDNDGEGSKTPPLSALAKAVQIAEPESSPHDEASIKKQFPAGVGRRLSGRPGLSATPSRSSTLSQTPSIDVAGETELTASPAPIEEPQNSGVASYHRHRIDRVSEKLVAQVAEWLHREKAKKESRKSRKHSSRRKSPPETPEAGRPRADSLESDSSEVSLDRLQRILDDSMSALGLGSVPHLGPRLSKKHRKRSSRSLRGAASSDTEFFDGDVVVPSCDAALDNSKTMSYTGGKAADDNASISSRREDKEKQAWTVFKNEIIRLAHTLRLKGWRRVPLDSGEQISVERLSGALTNAVYVVSPPPESALLPAEGKKTPGKVLLRIYGPQVEHLIDRDNELSVLRRLARKKIGPRLLGTFLNGRFEQYLNAAALTSQSMREPDTSRQIAKRMRELHDGVELLEEEKALGPSVWRNWDKWLAQVEKTVLFLDKQYNDGPNDLSRGPSDSWKKKGYVCGVEWPAFKELVRKYREFLDGQYGDPKKIREKLLLMFGAQTQYGNILRVRPDDQKSPLLQPANEHKQLVVIDFEYAGANIPGLEFANHFSEWTYDYHDARYPHVCNTAKYPNVDQQRRFIRAYVDHRPRFPYIDSAKSTPATTPTGTGPGTSIHTAGSTTSIADFMLDARVPAGGWKEEERKREAATEKRVKELMEETKLWRTANSAQWVAWGLVQAKIPGLKVSSDGEAEDVTPTEEETEEDADAFDYLGYTQSRAYFFLGDCVQLGLIKLENLPEETRGRVKIVEV; encoded by the exons ATGTCCGCACCCTCTCCAGCACCCTCTCCAGCACCCTCGGCTCAGCCGCGGCGTTCGGCTCTGAAGAACGACAATGATGGTGAGGGTTCCAAAACCCCGCCCTTGAGCGCACTGGCCAAAG CCGTTCAGATTGCTGAACCTGAGTCGTCGCCTCACGATGAGGCCTCAATCAAGAAGCAGTTTCCTGCAGGCGTTGGCAGGAGGCTGAGTGGACGCCCTGGCCTGTCTGCCACGCCGTCTAGGTCCTCGACTCTCAGCCAGACTCCCAGCATCGATGTTGCCGGCGAAACCGAGCTCACTGCTTCTCCGGCACCCATTGAAGAACCTCAAAACAGTGGCGTCGCCTCCTACCACCGCCATAGAATTGATCGCGTGAGTGAGAAGTTGGTAGCTCAGGTAGCTGAATGGCTCCACCGAGAGAAAGCCAAGAAAGAGTCTAGAAAGAGTCGGAAGCATTCTTCGCGCCGCAAGTCACCTCCAGAGACGCCTGAAGCCGGTCGTCCTCGTGCCGATTCTCTCGAGTCTGATTCGAGTGAAGTGTCTCTTGATCGACTTCAGAGGATTCTCGACGACAGCATGTCGGCTTTGGGGCTGGGGTCTGTTCCTCACCTAGGACCTCGTCTAAGCAAGAAGCACCGGAAGAGGTCTAGTAGGAGCCTCAGAGGTGCGGCATCATCGGACACGGAATTTTtcgatggtgatgttgtggtTCCCAGCTGTGATGCAGCCCTCGACAACTCCAAGACCATGAGCTACACTGGAGGCAAGGCGGCCGACGACAACGCTTCTATCTCTAGCCGCAGGGAGGATAAAGAGAAGCAAGCCTGGACTGTGTTCAAGAATGAAATCATTCGTTTGGCACACACGCTGAGGCTCaaagggtggaggagggtgcccCTTGACAGCGGAGAGCAGATCTCAGTTGAACGTCTCAGCGGCGCATTGACAAACGCTGTGTATGTGGTCTCGCCGCCCCCTGAATCGGCACTGCTTCCCgccgagggcaagaagaCGCCGGGCAAGGTGCTGCTAAGAATCTATGGTCCCCAGGTGGAGCACCTCATCGACCGTGACAACGAGCTGAGCGTGCTTAGAAGGCTGGCCAGAAAGAAGATTGGCCCTCGCCTGCTTGGCACTTTTTTGAACGGTCGGTTTGAGCAATACCTCAACGCTGCTGCGCTCACTTCGCAAAGCATGCGGGAGCCGGATACCTCCAGACAGATTGCTAAGCGCATGAGGGAGCTTCATGACGGCGtggagctgttggaggaagagaaggctCTTGGCCCCAGTGTTTGGAGAAACTGGGACAAGTGGCTTGCCCAAGTCGAGAAGACTGTTTTGTTCCTTGACAAGCAATACAATGACGGGCCAAACGACCTGTCTCGTGGTCCTAGCGACagctggaagaagaagggttATGTCTGCGGAGTGGAATGGCCGGCCTTCAAGGAGCTGGTCCGAAAGTATCGCGAGTTTCTTGATGGCCAGTATGGCGACCCGAAGAAGATCAGAGAGAAGCTT CTACTGATGTTTGGTGCGCAGACTCAATACGGCAATATTCTCCGCGTCCGTCCGGACGATCAGAAATCACCCCTTCTTCAGCCCGCCAACGAGCACAAGCAATTGGTTGTTATTGATTTTGAGTATGCCGGTGCCAACATTCCAGGACTTGAGTTTGCCAACCATTTCTCCGAATGGACATACGACTATCATGACGCGCGGTACCCTCATGTTTGCAACACCGCCAAGTATCCTAACGTTGACCAGCAGCGCCGGTTTATCAGGGCCTATGTCGATCATAGGCCTAGGTTCCCGTATATTGACTCTGCCAAAAGCACGCCCGCCACGACACCCACAGGGACCGGACCAGGAACTTCTATTCACACGGCGGGATCTACAACCTCTATTGCTGACTTTATGCTGGATGCCCGCGTCCCAGCCGGtgggtggaaggaggaggagagaaagagggaAGCGGCGACGGAGAAGCGAGTCAAGgagctgatggaggagacCAAACTCTGGCGCACAGCCAACAGCGCCCAGTGGGTTGCGTGGGGTCTTGTCCAGGCTAAGATTCCTGGTTTGAAGGTTTCCTCGGATGGCGAGGCGGAAGATGTGACTCCaaccgaggaggagactgAAGAGGATGCCGATGCGTTTGATTATCTTGGATATACACAGTCGAGAGCCTACTTTTTCCTGGGTGATTGTGTTCAACTTGGTTTGATCAAGTTGGAGAATCTTCCCGAGGAGACTAGGGGACGGGTGAAGATTGTTGAGGTTTGA
- a CDS encoding hypothetical protein (EggNog:ENOG503PHXP), producing MAGPLLHSFDYKAIPNSKFCLLRKPFLKASRSLTNSARHTLRSFSTRVARRPKMDYHADTTELAALLHTAPKPQMTANYSRPRTDSVNICPHDAPLEGRDSLGSDGSVPGMIEDHDSVVSADDDYQDGIPGTRPGLWDPLWYFGRRGRDRSEHCRSISPTDRSRRQGYAQCSVKIQEDRPTTRGRASSSDSQNEAFPWPIVELCVEQPRPPTAKSVSSRPSYSIFPLAAPQRRPPVSPLRVSSLPRQPGSGTAPPCSSLPDSRRPSIDTRMHSSNVQISPPISRPGSSNATTPTLAQYASTAASSTASIPLLYQMPAPPSTFEASPPISPLDKSLPDPPNWRQSISKRPSIANLRKLSLSKFPTRSSPTLADLVKSHSRSPTDDIPPTPSLLHPPSTSASNQKFFSDLHTRPLPPLPKPTDLLGQAPPPPPNISVFEIDSDSDEDDSDSDSDIDPAGADSGRRKKRSFAKRLMRGFVPHSRKGRSASESAPLTCTPEPESTSSPQAAAPTGRRRAGTVGSIVESLHHHEKLGKPWMRRQKSGEVMSWGRFLSGKRGST from the coding sequence ATGGCTGGCCCCCTTCTCCACTCCTTCGATTACAAGGCTATCCCCAACTCGAAGTTTTGCCTCCTTCGCAAGCCGTTTCTAAAAGCATCACGCTCCCTTACAAATTCTGCTCGGCACACCCTCAGATCATTTTCCACACGTGTGGCACGACGGCCTAAGATGGACTATCATGCGGACACCACCGAGCTTGCCGCTCTTTTACACACTGCTCCAAAGCCCCAGATGACAGCGAACTACTCTCGGCCCCGCACAGATTCTGTCAACATCTGCCCCCACGATGCTCCTCTGGAAGGTCGGGATTCCCTTGGATCTGATGGTTCTGTTCCAGGGATGATAGAAGATCACGACTCGGTCGTCTCGGCGGACGACGACTACCAGGATGGGATTCCAGGAACTCGACCCGGGTTGTGGGATCCCTTATGGTATTTCGGACGGCGCGGCCGGGATAGATCGGAGCACTGCCGTTCTATCAGTCCCACTGACAGATCGAGGCGGCAAGGATATGCCCAGTGCTCCGTGAAGATTCAAGAAGATCGCCCAACTACGCGCGGCCGAGCATCTAGCTCCGACAGCCAGAACGAGGCTTTTCCTTGGCCCATTGTTGAACTCTGCGTGGAACAACCACGGCCTCCTACCGCAAAATCTGTGTCATCGAGACCGTCTTATTCAATTTTCCCTCTTGCAGCACCTCAACGACGACCTCCGGTTTCTCCGTTGCGCGTTTCGTCTCTTCCACGACAGCCTGGTTCGGGTACGGCACCGCCTTGTTCGTCTCTACCAGATAGCCGGCGGCCCAGCATCGACACCAGAATGCATTCATCCAATGTTCAGATTTCGCCACCGATCAGCCGGCCTGGCTCGTCGAACGCAACGACCCCGACTCTGGCACAGTACGCTTCCACAGCAGCCAGCTCAACAGCCTCGATCCCATTGCTCTATCAAATGCCAGCACCGCCATCCACCTTTgaagcatcaccaccgatATCTCCTCTGGACAAGTCTCTTCCTGATCCTCCTAACTGGAGGCAGTCTATCAGCAAACGTCCTTCTATTGCTAACCTTCGCAAACTCTCACTGTCCAAGTTTCCCACTCGCTCATCACCCACCTTGGCGGACTTGGTAAAGTCACATTCTCGATCTCCAACGGACGACAttcctcccaccccaagTCTGCTACACCCACCCAGCACCTCGGCCTCGAATCAGAAATTCTTCTCAGACTTGCACACCCGTCCTttacccccccttcccaaaccCACCGATCTGTTAGGACAagctccgcctccaccaccaaataTTTCTGTCTTCGAAATCGACTCCGACTCTGACGAGGACGACTCGGATTCAGACTCGGACATTGACCCAGCAGGTGCCGACTccgggagaaggaagaagaggagttTTGCcaagaggttgatgagggggtttgtCCCACACagcaggaaggggaggagtgCGAGTGAGAGTGCGCCTTTGACCTGTACTCCAGAGCCCgaatcaacatcatcacctcaaGCGGCGGCTCCtacggggaggaggagggccggGACAGTAGGGAGTATTGTTGAGTCTCTGCATCATCACGAGAAGCTAGGGAAGccgtggatgaggaggcagAAGAGCGGGGAGGTGATGAGCTGGGGGAGGTTCTTgagtgggaagagggggtcTACTTGA